AGTTCTAGGCGAAGTAAGACATCGACCTGAAGACCATCATAGGCTGGCGCTTTCTCGGATAACGCCTGTGGATTGATGGAAGACCGCTACCGCTGGAAAAtatcttagtattttctttaaGGCTTGTgagtccttttgtaatgaataTTATCGTTATTTATTGACactgttatgttatcacttacgaagtcactgcatgtatagaatcttgatcctggcatacatatggaATACATCTAGTTTGTTCTCTTGAAAACCGAGTGTGATAATTTGTCATAATGAGTTAGCAAAGTGACACTAAAAAAAGATGTTGAATATTTTCATTGTGATTACAAAAGCTACATTTGAGGCTACTATTccaatttcttttggccaaCTTATCTTTGATCAAAATTACTCCTCTTTCTAAATACCATAAGAAGATCTTTATTTTGAGTGGAAGCTTAAGTTTCCACAACCATGTATTTGGAACTTTTTATACATGGAATAGACTGAAAAACTCCCATTCACATGTAGTCCACATCTAAATGTGTCACGTTCATTATCGGAGAGGTTAATATGCACTAACTTTGATACTAGATTGTGCTAGACAATTAGTTTGTCTCTAATGATCAGTCGGCGGAAGGAGATTTTCAGAGGTATTGTTTTTATCACTTCCGCAATTGTGGCTTGTTGTCTCCTAGCAACATGATAGAAACCCAAATATATGGAATCGCTGAAAAGTGGtttatgaaaaagttaaaagcATGTTTACGaataaataaactaaaaactaaaaaactagTCAATAGTAGCTTTTCTGATTTTTAGTTTcctaagaagaaaaaaaggtaaTTATAAAACCAAcaactaaaatctaaaaataatttttttagaaaaacaaaacaCAACTTTTGTACATAAAAACAGAAACCGAAACAAAAGCAATACACGGGTTTCTTGTAATTATCCAATTCAATCTGCGCCGCTCGTGGCAGTACGTACGTACGGTTTAACGGGGCCCGGGGTCGTTGTTCCATTCGCCGACCGCGGAGGGTTCTCACGTCGCCTCATTCCGGCCGACCCATGCTCTTCTTCGGTCCTTCTTCCAACTGATGAGCACTTGAGCCATTGACTGCACTCCGTAACTGACGATCCTCTTCTGCAACAACTTTTCATGCACCTGCAAAACATCAAGGTGAGGAGGAATGGATGGTGTTACCTGATGATTTAGTCTCACATCCTTTGTCAGTTGAGAAACATGAAAAGACGGATGTATTGAGCTGGTAGCATGAAGCTGCAATTTGTATGCAACTGGTCCAATTCTAGCTTCAATTTTGAATGGGCCAAAGAATTTGAAAGCCAACTTCTAATTAGCTCTTGGCGCTAAGGAAGACTGGACATAGGGTTGAAGCTTCAAGAATACCCAGTCACCATATTGCAAATGCTCTTTCTGAGCGATTCTTGTCAGCCTGTTTCTTCATGTGAGTTTGTGCTCTAAGCAAATGTTGATGAATCAGCCGGAACGTCATATATCTGTCCTAAAGCCACTGATTGAGATCAGTAACAGCACAACAATTCATCTCAGTAATGTCAAAGTGCCTTGGGGTATAACCATACAATACTTCAAAGGGGGATTTGCCCAGAGCTGAATGAAAACTAATATTATACCAGTATTCAGTCAATGCTAGCCACTGGATCCATTGCTTAGGACAGACATGCACAAAACAACGAAGGAATATCTCCAAACACTGGTTCATCCTCTCAGTCTGTCCATTAGATTGAGGGTGCAGGTGGAGATGTTCCACAGTATGTGTATGCAACTTCCAGGACCGCGAGAAGAtgcaggcggaggaggagatcCGCCGCCGGTACGGCCGTTTCTTCTACCGGTTCTCCAACGGCGAGTCGGCTGCAGACCGCATCACGGGGTTCCGGGAGACGctgcgcgccgacctcgacatcggccgcccgggcagcgcaGCCCCAACATGAACATCGTCCTCGTCTCCCACGTGCTCACGCTCCGCGTCTTCCTGAAGCGCTGGCTGGTACAAGTGGACCGTGAGCCACTTCGAGGGGCTCAGCAACCTCCACAACGGCCCGGCGACGGAAGGAGGTACAGCCTCCTCGTGCACCACACCGCCGACGAGCTCAGGTACGCCGGAGAGCTCAACTACTGCTTCATGACAAATATAATGGCCATGCAGTCCTTCTTTTATTCACACATTAATTTCACCTAAGCTAAGTCCTCGTTgtacagagcagagcagagcggcTACTGTAGTAATCGATCGATCATGGAAATTTTGTGCTACTCAACAATGCTGTTTCGCCAAAAGCAGACCTCCATGCAATGCATGTTTTACATGCACAAAGCATGACCAGATGTGCCATTCTTCGATCGATATTCGCCAGAAGAACTCGTATATTCGAGTACATCATGTCATGTTCACCCTTTACGAAACTCAAAACAATCACAAAAGGATTAAAAGTCGTAAGTACGCTAAATGAGCATACACAATGTTGTAGTAGTACGCTGAATGGATGATATGACAATTTGCATCAAACATTGAGTGCTTAAATTACGGTCGAGTTCATGATCGTCTTGAATGAACAGAGAACAGCCGTACTTAATTTTTACTGAAAGTAGCTCTAAATATGGATCATCTGAGGGTCCTTGCTCGAGAAATATAACATGATTTGGCAGGGTAGCTAGGAACCAATTTGTTTAATTACCTTTTAGTCATGAAGAAATACTTTTTACCTCGCCTAGCTTGGGTATATATGCACCCTCCTAGCAGCTACCCCGCAAAATCATGCAGCAACTGAGACCCCATCAGGTTGAGGTTCCTATATGGTAGCACCGTCGTCGTCTCTTCCTCTTGTCCTTGTAACATGAGTGATCGCTGATGCATCATCGACGACGCAAATGGCTGCTGCTGGAGCCCTAGAGTAAGCGACACTGTGCTGCCGCCCCCATTCATGCTCGGATAGCCATGGAATAACAGATGGTCGCGGTCAGTCACAATGGAAGATGAAATCATGGAGTCAGGGTTTCGGAAGTGATGAGTTTCTCCTCCTATGGCTGTTGCCGATGCCGTTGTGTCCTTCTCAGGTTTAACTCCGGTGCTGCTAGGGTTTTGGTTTGCCTCTGGTTGCTGCTTCACTTCTTCCGTGTACATGTCCTCTATCATTGGCTTCCACAGCCTCACCCTTGCGTTGATGAACCAATTGGAAACCTAGAGATTAAATCAAGagaaatattatattatatatatgacCTTAATTTAACTTTCTTTTGAAAACGAAATTTAGCAGATTTTGATATTCTGTCTGTCTGCAAGCAATACTCTAGCACATCTCGGCAGATAACTGATTCTTTCGATCAAGTATTAATTAATGCGATGAGACTGAATAATAAGCGAGACAGATACATGCAGCTGGTGGTTGAATAACAACTGTGGCGTCAAAACATGTTTGATTAGCCTTATGCATTTTGTACTTGACGAACTGACACATCTATGCAACACTGAATTGATCGATCAGTAGCTGCGTATGTTGGAATTGGAAGAacatgcatggatgcatggaTTTTGCTGTTCAAAGTACCTGGCTTCTTGACAACCCTGTCTGGCGCGCCAGAATGTGCTTGTCCACGTCATTTGGGTACCTGTTCATTGTGTTTGTGTAACGAACACGTCAATTTTATCTGCAGGTGAATGCATGAtatgcaaataaaaaaaatatatatatatatacagtgatCGATCGAGAGTCGAGTGACGTCGTACGGGTGGAGAAAGTGTTCGAAGAGCCAGGCGCGGAGGACAGCGACGGCGCGCTCCGGCAGGCCGCGCTGCGGCCGCCATGGATAGTTCTCCATGGCGCCGGGCTGCTGGAACGCCCTCTGCTGCCTCAGGGACCGGTCCAGTATCTTGAGTCTTGGCGTGTCTCCCTTGGTCGCACCTgtcggtgcggcggcggcgccgccgtcccTCTCGCCCATGGCCTTCCTCAGCGCGCGCACCTGCGCCACGAGCGCATCCCTCAGGCACCGGAAGTGCCGCGACATGGCCCGCAGCGCCAGCCTCGTGTACACCTGCGCCGCCCCGACACCGGCCACCGCCTCCAAGGACACCTCCACCGCCCTCATCTGCTCCCGGTACCGCCGGTACCGCCTGTCCACCTGATTAATTGATTGGTGCATATACAGTACAGTTTAAAATTGATCAAAGTGCTAATTAATCTGAGAAAAAAATACTAAATGATTTTTCCTTTTGCcagaaaatatgtgtttgccAACAAGAGACAAAGATAAGAACTTTGGGTTATATTGGTAACACagtaaaaagaag
The sequence above is drawn from the Phragmites australis chromosome 10, lpPhrAust1.1, whole genome shotgun sequence genome and encodes:
- the LOC133931013 gene encoding homeobox protein BEL1 homolog — encoded protein: MAVHHHHLLDFSPPPNAVPMEAPPPSFDHGQLVALHVDGTDMPAGGVLPHRVLADDSATWPQVVNLSLFNYNTGGGSLFSHQQPFAAPPAVAMAPNLPATTLHPFQLRSSKYLGPVKELLGEFCSLEGDLHAMNSARRAPKAGKWDDVEALSSSSSGGLWGNPSLSSMDLLDLERRKARLLSMVGEVDRRYRRYREQMRAVEVSLEAVAGVGAAQVYTRLALRAMSRHFRCLRDALVAQVRALRKAMGERDGGAAAAPTGATKGDTPRLKILDRSLRQQRAFQQPGAMENYPWRPQRGLPERAVAVLRAWLFEHFLHPYPNDVDKHILARQTGLSRSQVSNWFINARVRLWKPMIEDMYTEEVKQQPEANQNPSSTGVKPEKDTTASATAIGGETHHFRNPDSMISSSIVTDRDHLLFHGYPSMNGGGSTVSLTLGLQQQPFASSMMHQRSLMLQGQEEETTTVLPYRNLNLMGSQLLHDFAG